The genomic region AACATACATTTATGCTTCAAGTTTTGAGAGGCGCAGTTGAAAGAATTTTTTTTGAAACTCTCAGGAGATAATTTTGTGATCATGTACATAAAGCTTAGGAAAAAagacaaaatacacaaaaagtAGTTATGTTATGTGAACAACATTCTCTCCTACTTATACAATTTGTGTGTTTAAAAAGGAGCAGATTTTAGGTGACCCATATATTTTTTGTTGTACAATGTTATGGTTATGTTGAAATCCATCATGTTAAGTAGTTTTAACCATTAAGTCTAAACCTTAGCATGACATGTTCCGTAAAATTTGTCGGGACAGTTACACCCAAAGTTTCATAAATTTTATTACTTCTGCATcagttttctttttcctttttaatCTGTTGCACTTTTTATTCAAAGAGAGTTTCAAGTGTATCTTGGGTTGGGCAGTTTTATCGTTTCTGCTTAAAATTATTAATAAATGTTAGATTTGATTATACACATGCAGGCTTTGTCTTGGTGCTTGGACAGACCATGGTGAGAGGACAGGTGGTTTCTATGCATGTAACCGCTATGAAACTGCTAAACAAGAGGGAGTGGTATGGTGCCCGCTGTCTTTGACTTATGTGTTACTTGCCTTTTTAAAACCTATTCGGAACGGTTCATTAATTGATCAAATGCCAATCACTTCTCATTGCAGTATGATGAATCCGAGAAACGCAGAGAGATGGCCAAGAATTCCTTAGAGAGATACACTCATTATTATGAACGCTGGGCAACCAACCAATCAGTATGTACCGCCTGAACTTCTTTTACCCTTTGAATGGAAGGTTTTGGGGGAAAAGGAAAGGAAGGGATGTGGAGAGTACAAATTTTCATGTTTGTTTGGCAAATAGGAGGGAGTTCGAGGGATCCATTTTTCCCCCTCCAAGACATATCATAGCTCTTCTAACTAGGAAATATTTGGAGGGAAAACAGCCTTGCTTTATTCCCGCTCCCCTCCCCTCCTCCTTCCCTTCCTTTCCGTAATTGCATACTCTTCATCCCCCTCTCCTCCCCTTTCCTTCATTTCCTTACCTTTCAGCCCCCTACCATCTCCTTTCTTCCTCTCTTTGGATCAAGGGTTTCCTTCTCAGGTTTGGTGAGAACCCCCTCCTGCCCTTGCATAAACCAATTTTTGTTTTATCGCCAAATAGTCAGCCAGCTGTGGGCCTAAGGATATAAAGTGACAGAAAAAGTCATTTCATGAGAATTCTTTCATGTGCTCCTTCCCGCTTAATTTATGCAAATCTAAGACATAGAATTAGGTAGGTCATGTTGGCGGGTATGAAATCCCTATAAAAAATCAGGCTACTGGTGCAAGATGCCCGATCTCCTCCTATTTCTTCAGTGtccttagtttaccttttcatgACTTACAATTACCAGAGCTACCCTTTTTTTATCATCTCTGATTCTTCTTTTGGCTTCTCTTGTGCAGTCTAGGCAAAAAGCACTTGCGGACCTTCAGCAGATGCAAAACGTGCATGTAAGTTATATGCTGGCTAGTTGATGTATGTGTTCCTCTTGGAATGATGTTTTTGATGACTATTGAAATGTGTTGCTAGCCAGCATTTTAGACTATTGCTAATTATCGGCCTACTGCAGCTAGAAAAGCTGAGCGACGTACAATGTCAGCCAGAGTCACAGCTCAAGTTTATAATTGAAGCATGGTTGCAGGTTAATTTCTTAACTGTAATATATCCTGATTACTAGCAAATGTTTTCTTATATAATCAATTTTGTGTGCAGATCGTTGAATGTAGGCGTGTTCTTAAATGGACATATGCATATGGATACTATTTGCCAGAACACGAAGTTGCCAAGAGACGATTTTTCGAGTATTTGCAGGGTACACATCTGTTGTAGTTTTGTTTAATCTTAAAAAGTCCTTGGGTGATATTTCATTCCATTATGGGTCTTTTGTTGTTTGCTTTACAGGAGAAGCAGAGGCTGGGTTGGAACGACTGCATCAATGTGCAGAGAAGGAGTTGCAAGTTTATCTTAATTCAGAAGGTCCATCAAAAGATTTTAATGAGTTCCGTACAAAGCTAGCTGGTCTTACAAGGTATCAAAGCTGTAAATTTTCCTTTCAACTTGTTACCTGCTTTCACTGATTTCCTATAGCTGTTTGGGTTTGGGAACCAGTTTTGTGGTTTCGACTCTTCTCTTCTAAGGTCTTACCTAGAGCTGGCAAAAGCTGACCCGACCTGAGGAACCCGACCCGATACACCCCGAAAATTGGGTGAACCGAAACCGAACTGACCCAAACCGACCCGATAACCGAAAGCAACCTTATTTTTTTCCCAACCCGAACCTGACttgacccaacccgacccgaccTGTGACGCGATATTTTCTCAACCCGATAGATGACCGATAATGAAATAGCTtaataatggtttaaataacaccaaattgacattcatcttaattatttttacttaaaactacaattaatacaccccattatttaaacataaaattaccatctaaaactaaatatataagataaaatatatgccGATAACCTGACCCTACACTGACCCGCTAATGATCTGACCCCACTTTCCACTCttgatgacccgacccgaagatGACCCGACATGAACCGAACCGAACCCGTTACTGGCCCGAcataacccgaacccgatatAACCTGACCCTTGTTGACCCGACTCGTAACCGACCCGAATGACCCGGTTGCCACCTCTCTTACCTGACACTTCTTTTCACTTCTCTTCACTGAGACAGGGGACCCGTGTGACAAAACTGAAGTAGTGAACTAGTGTATGAACTATTTAGAGAAAATTTAAGGATTGTAAGAATTATTTCTCAAAACTTCTCCCCAAATCTCcatatttaaaattaaaaatgttctaAATAACTGTCTCCATGTCACAACAGTTGATTTGTACCCGTGTCTGACACCCATACCCAATTTGAGCAACACTATATCTATTTGTCCTAATTGTTCATCTCAATATCCGTAATTTATGCACTCATGTCTTATTAATTATTTGATGGCAGTGTGACCCGAAACTACTTTGAGAACCTCGTCCGAGCCTTAGAAAATGGTTTATCGGATGTGGATTCGCACGGTGCAACTAGCCGAACCACAAGCTCAAAGAGCGTAGGTGGGAGTAGGAGCAGGGGTGGAAGGAGCAAGGCCGCATCATCAAAATCAGGTAGTTCCAGTAGGAATGTAGATGATGCAGGCCACTGGTCTTGTGAACATTGCACATTTGTCAATTTGAGGTCAACTACCATTTGTCAAATGTGTCAAAATCGAAGATAAACTGTCTTATTTTCCGAGGCATGCACCGATGCACGGATGCACCTGATAACGGAAAATAGACTCTCCAGGCATAGACCCAGTTCGTGGGTTGGGTTTGCCTGTGATGCCAATAATTTATGCTTGGCAATTGAACATGGAGCTTTTTTTGCTTCTAATTTCCCATGTAAATGAGGTGATAAAGCCGAGTTTAGTTCATACAGAAAATAACAAGGGCGAGGGGTTGCGCGAAACTCAAGGCCCttggtatgtatgtatgtatgtatgcaTGTTGTATGTATGTATGTCAGTGTCGTCAATCGTCACATTAGTTGTATATAGGTCCTTCCAGTATTTCATGGAAACTTGTATCATTTAGCTACTATCGATTTGTACGGACACCCGAACCTCGGACTCTCAGGCATGTTGTATTACTGAAAACGTTCTGGTAACTTGGGATAATCACATTgccaataattttttttattttggcggCCGTATAAGAACTTTTTTACGGCTGCCATTGCCAATAATGTTGCAGAGCATTGTATAACTTGTATTTTCACTGATGATAGCGGTTGCTATAATCGTGATCAAatatgaaattttgaattttattatTCAGGATGATTTATACGTTTGATGCACATACCATACCCCAAGGTTCAAAAGATGTGGACTTGAGGTTCGCATGGTGCATCTCTTCTCCGCTTTCAACAATCGACTTCCTGCTAAACTTTGTGCTAATTTTTTTAATCTGATCTTAAATTCGAGTTACTTGCAATTTCGATACTTGGGATTGTAATATTTTATAGCGTGATAAGATTAATTGTTATAAACAATGTGAGTTTGTGATAATTTTTCCGAAAAAAAGTACTTAAGAACAATGTTACAATTCATccgctagtcttgctatagacggtatatccgtctatagctaaaaacgggtcaaatagcttgaaatagcttgaaagtggtgacatttttggccctcaccaccccacttgttgcttgtccaattaggaatgtggtattgtatttggcccgtctttagttatagacggatatgtgccgtctataatgagattttgtgttcatGATAATTTTTGTGGAAAAAATCACAATTACATTTACAGTCTCttgttttcaaatttttatattttcgTAAATATGTGATCGAACCTCTAATGAGTTCAGTTATAAACTTATAATCAGCAATAGAGGTGCCAAGTTAAATACTTTCATCCCTTAAATCAGGTTCAGTGGTTCACCATACATTTTTTTTTGACATTTCTCACTTGCTTTGACTTGATGATAACACTGACCGAACCGAATTAAGATCCGGAAATAAAACTCAGGAATAAGTTGTAAACCAAATGCACAAATTCAATTGGATGGAAAAATGTCTAGGAACCCGTAAATAGCAAAGAACAAAAAGAAGAGTACCAAAAGAATGGTCTCTCAAAATGTTCGCCAAAGTATTTCAACTACCGACTATAAAGgacgtgcaaaaaaaaaaaaaaaaaaaaatggaccaAACATAAACAGGACAATGATAAAATCAACAATCTCAAGATCGAGGCAAAAATATGGTAGTCGGGTTACCAGGGGATGGAAAATTTTGATTTAGCACTGTTGCCAAAGCTCCGGCTTTTGCAACAGCCTCTGTATCCATAACCGACAAAATCTCAATATCTTCTACTCCAAGCTGCTTCTTGATGAGTTCCTTGTTTTGAGAGAGAACATCGATTTCACCAAATGGTAGCTTTAACTCCAAGGCCTCGGGTCCAAGTGAAAGCGTTTCATCCTTTTTGAATCTCAAAAACGGCATACAAAGCTTTTGGATTTGCTTAAAATTGGAGGACTTACTGATCTCACTCTGTTGCAGTGCCGCCATAATTTCACTATCGGGAGCAAATGTGCGCGTTTCCGAGTTAAATTTGGATTGGAGTATTTTCAAGCACTCCGCTTTCCAACTATCATACTTCTCGTTCACATAAATCAACCCGATCAAGTCTTTGGCATCGGTAATCTgagtttcctgagctcctccttTCTTGTTACCCTTCTTTGACCCCTGAGTTTGCTTTTGAATCAGCTTCCTCATCGTCCCTATAGAATCTTGCAGATATTTATTGGCGCTCTTAAGGGTTAAATTAGGTAACTCCGCTGAAGGCCAACCAGCTTTTACAGCAAAGCCTTCCTTCTTCAAAATCTCCCTCCAAACATGTTCTCCATAGTGTGGGCAAATCGGAGTAATAAGACGAGTTTGAATGTCCATAAACTGCCACACCAAATCCCGGTTCATGCCACCAGCCCCATCACATGAGTAGTTGTACTCATCCCTAGCCGCTTGCAAGTCATAAAAGCCAGTTTTGAGAGCTTCTCGAAACATATAATTCTCATAGTGTTGATAAGTCACTTGGACTGCCAAGTTCATCTCATTCTGGAATACCTGGTCAGCATATGTAGATGGACTACCTGATCTCAAAGATAATTTAGATCGACTACCTGATCTTGAAGGTGCTTCTGCGGCAATCACTTCGTCCATCCATGCAAGTTCTTTTGTTAGACGTAAAATTGCAGCATTCGCAGTTTCAAACACAAAATTTGCATCGTCTACACCATCTCCAGCATCAGCAAGGGCAAAACGTGTCGCGTCGGCCGAAAATTCTTCGATAGCCTGCCGAAGAGTTCTGAAGTTCCCAGTTGACTTTGACATTTTCTCGGAATTCAGCAGAATATGGCCATTACATCTGAACCCTCGAGGCCAGTGGCGTTTGTCCATGATAGCAGTGTGATTGTAGATGCTAAATGTCAAATGATTTTGGATAAGGTCTTTACCCGACACACGAAGATCAAAAGGATACCAGTACTCAAATTCCTTCTTCATCGATCTAAGTACATCTGGATCAATAGCTGATGTCTGTGGAAATGAGCCTCCACAGAACAGAAAATCCCAAACTTCATCAGTCAAATGTTCTGGTCTTATTGAACTAGCATTCGTTCCATACATGTCCCCGTCTTGAAAAAAGTGGGCCACAGTGTAATATGCCATGTATATGGTCGAATCTGAAAGAGACTCCACGAGAAACTGTTCATCCCAAGGAATTCGAGTACCGAGACCGAAAGACCTAGAGCAGGCCCACTGATTTAGCCAACCCAAAGTGTGTTCAAAACCATGACGTGTCTCATCAGCGAAGCAATTCATGTTGGCCAAGCACTCTTCGGCTAATTTTTTCCATTCTGATTCACCATATGTTATGTACCACTGATCTGTAAGAGCCACAACACATTCGTCACCTGATCTAGACATCACCTTTTTCTCAGGCTCACTGTACATAATGGCTTGATTCTCTTCTAGAAGCATTTGTCGGACTTTTGGCTTTGCGTCTTGTACCTTTTCCCCGGCAAATTCTCCTACTAGCATTGTCCCGTCAGTAAAACCCCTTAGATAAGTCAGCCTCTTTGCTTCTGCAAGCTTATCTTTCTCATTTTGGCTCTTGATCTTTAAATCAGTGCAAACCTTTTCAGCAGGCTTATCGCCAAATTCAGGAATATTAATAATGGGTATAATATCATACGGAAGTATCCAATCATCTTTCACGCCAAATTTCGCCCGTAGAGCTGGCTTTGCTTTCAGATCATGCATAGCCATATAGTCATCAGGTGCATCACTAGGGACACTTGTGACAATACCAGTACCTTTGTCGGTCAAGATCGTTAGCATGGGAAGAGCGTAAATTATTTCATTAAATGAGAGTGGTGACTTTAAAGGCAAACCAATCAGGTCATAACCAGTAAGTTCAACCAAGCAAGTTGGCTTCTCTGGGATCCTCGAGAATCGCTGGTAAGCAAGATTACGCGCTGCTCTCTCGGTGACAATGAAGACCTCTTCTTGATTAATTTCAAATGCTCCATATTTCCCATCAGGTAAAACCCAAGCATTTGTTTGCCCATACATAGTCTCGGGCCTCAATGTAGCAGCAGCAAGAAACACTTTTCTGCCCTCTAAAGCACTGAACTTTGCCGGAAAAGGTGGCACCACTTCCATCTTGATAATTGTGTATTCCTGGGGCTGGACCCCCTCTCCGGAAGCCCTGTCATGATCCGCACAAGGTTGTCCATCCAATGGTGAGAATATTGCGTATCTTAGATCTTTCACAATCTTACCGGCGGCCTTAAGCTTTCTCATCTGCCACCTAACGAAGGAATCAAAGAACGGATTTATGTCGGTCGTCACAAAAGAGCGTCTCCAGTCAACACCCAAGCCAAAAGCTTTCAAGTCTTCAACAGCTAATGGAGGGAAATAAGTCAGCCATTTATATGGGTCCTGAAACCCTGCGATCTCTTCGTCTGAAAGGCCAAAACTACGCATGATCTCCCATTGGTATAGCTGCGTTCCAGTTTTTGCGGCAACCTTTGATTTTTTACCCTTGAACTTGTCAGGAGGAGCTTGTGCACTAGCATCAGGTTGTTCTACTACTACCTGTCTGACTTCTTCCTGAACTGGAGCTGGAAACACAGGTGGGTTCCCAAACTGCTGAATTTCCCTAGCAAGTTTATCCGCTGCAGCCTTGATAGGCATGCCAGTGCAATGAAAGCCAAACGGAAAGAGTACATTGGCGCCCTTCAATCTGTGAAAGGAAGCAGCAAATTCCACCTTGGAAATAGAAAATGCGTGTCCAAGATGCAAATAGCCATTCATATAGGGGAACGgaaagttcccaaaaaacttctCTCCATGTTTCGGAGGATAATCTCCCGCTTCTGAGACAAAAACACAATGCTCGTCCCACCAGCTGCGGGCCTTTGACTCTATCTCCAAAAGCTTGTCCCTCCTGTTAAAGCTTTTACTGCCTTCTGCCATAACACTGCAATAACTGTAATAGAAAGTTTTAAACACAACGCCTTAACTGCATTTGGCTTTGAAAGATTAATGGAGAACCAAGTAACAAAATTTGAGATCAGCTAATATTTATTTAGGTCACAATACAAAAGCATAGTTTTGAATgtgtagaaaaaaaaaaaaaaaaaaaaaaaaacaacatcagagccttaatcccaaaatgatttggggtcggctgacatgaatcatctttttGAATGTGTAGAAAccgaataaaataaattaaacttaGTAAAACATAAAAATGAATATTAACTTGTTTACCTTTGAGTGAATCGACGATGGTTTGTGAAGTTACGTAAGTAGTTCCTGAAATCAAATAATGAAACAATGTTCAGAGGAAGAAAAGATGAGCGAGG from Silene latifolia isolate original U9 population chromosome 3, ASM4854445v1, whole genome shotgun sequence harbors:
- the LOC141646658 gene encoding leucine--tRNA ligase, cytoplasmic-like isoform X1, producing MTLTFNFFRNYLRNFTNHRRFTQSYCSVMAEGSKSFNRRDKLLEIESKARSWWDEHCVFVSEAGDYPPKHGEKFFGNFPFPYMNGYLHLGHAFSISKVEFAASFHRLKGANVLFPFGFHCTGMPIKAAADKLAREIQQFGNPPVFPAPVQEEVRQVVVEQPDASAQAPPDKFKGKKSKVAAKTGTQLYQWEIMRSFGLSDEEIAGFQDPYKWLTYFPPLAVEDLKAFGLGVDWRRSFVTTDINPFFDSFVRWQMRKLKAAGKIVKDLRYAIFSPLDGQPCADHDRASGEGVQPQEYTIIKMEVVPPFPAKFSALEGRKVFLAAATLRPETMYGQTNAWVLPDGKYGAFEINQEEVFIVTERAARNLAYQRFSRIPEKPTCLVELTGYDLIGLPLKSPLSFNEIIYALPMLTILTDKGTGIVTSVPSDAPDDYMAMHDLKAKPALRAKFGVKDDWILPYDIIPIINIPEFGDKPAEKVCTDLKIKSQNEKDKLAEAKRLTYLRGFTDGTMLVGEFAGEKVQDAKPKVRQMLLEENQAIMYSEPEKKVMSRSGDECVVALTDQWYITYGESEWKKLAEECLANMNCFADETRHGFEHTLGWLNQWACSRSFGLGTRIPWDEQFLVESLSDSTIYMAYYTVAHFFQDGDMYGTNASSIRPEHLTDEVWDFLFCGGSFPQTSAIDPDVLRSMKKEFEYWYPFDLRVSGKDLIQNHLTFSIYNHTAIMDKRHWPRGFRCNGHILLNSEKMSKSTGNFRTLRQAIEEFSADATRFALADAGDGVDDANFVFETANAAILRLTKELAWMDEVIAAEAPSRSGSRSKLSLRSGSPSTYADQVFQNEMNLAVQVTYQHYENYMFREALKTGFYDLQAARDEYNYSCDGAGGMNRDLVWQFMDIQTRLITPICPHYGEHVWREILKKEGFAVKAGWPSAELPNLTLKSANKYLQDSIGTMRKLIQKQTQGSKKGNKKGGAQETQITDAKDLIGLIYVNEKYDSWKAECLKILQSKFNSETRTFAPDSEIMAALQQSEISKSSNFKQIQKLCMPFLRFKKDETLSLGPEALELKLPFGEIDVLSQNKELIKKQLGVEDIEILSVMDTEAVAKAGALATVLNQNFPSPGNPTTIFLPRS
- the LOC141646658 gene encoding leucine--tRNA ligase, cytoplasmic-like isoform X2 encodes the protein MAEGSKSFNRRDKLLEIESKARSWWDEHCVFVSEAGDYPPKHGEKFFGNFPFPYMNGYLHLGHAFSISKVEFAASFHRLKGANVLFPFGFHCTGMPIKAAADKLAREIQQFGNPPVFPAPVQEEVRQVVVEQPDASAQAPPDKFKGKKSKVAAKTGTQLYQWEIMRSFGLSDEEIAGFQDPYKWLTYFPPLAVEDLKAFGLGVDWRRSFVTTDINPFFDSFVRWQMRKLKAAGKIVKDLRYAIFSPLDGQPCADHDRASGEGVQPQEYTIIKMEVVPPFPAKFSALEGRKVFLAAATLRPETMYGQTNAWVLPDGKYGAFEINQEEVFIVTERAARNLAYQRFSRIPEKPTCLVELTGYDLIGLPLKSPLSFNEIIYALPMLTILTDKGTGIVTSVPSDAPDDYMAMHDLKAKPALRAKFGVKDDWILPYDIIPIINIPEFGDKPAEKVCTDLKIKSQNEKDKLAEAKRLTYLRGFTDGTMLVGEFAGEKVQDAKPKVRQMLLEENQAIMYSEPEKKVMSRSGDECVVALTDQWYITYGESEWKKLAEECLANMNCFADETRHGFEHTLGWLNQWACSRSFGLGTRIPWDEQFLVESLSDSTIYMAYYTVAHFFQDGDMYGTNASSIRPEHLTDEVWDFLFCGGSFPQTSAIDPDVLRSMKKEFEYWYPFDLRVSGKDLIQNHLTFSIYNHTAIMDKRHWPRGFRCNGHILLNSEKMSKSTGNFRTLRQAIEEFSADATRFALADAGDGVDDANFVFETANAAILRLTKELAWMDEVIAAEAPSRSGSRSKLSLRSGSPSTYADQVFQNEMNLAVQVTYQHYENYMFREALKTGFYDLQAARDEYNYSCDGAGGMNRDLVWQFMDIQTRLITPICPHYGEHVWREILKKEGFAVKAGWPSAELPNLTLKSANKYLQDSIGTMRKLIQKQTQGSKKGNKKGGAQETQITDAKDLIGLIYVNEKYDSWKAECLKILQSKFNSETRTFAPDSEIMAALQQSEISKSSNFKQIQKLCMPFLRFKKDETLSLGPEALELKLPFGEIDVLSQNKELIKKQLGVEDIEILSVMDTEAVAKAGALATVLNQNFPSPGNPTTIFLPRS